A window of Epinephelus lanceolatus isolate andai-2023 chromosome 3, ASM4190304v1, whole genome shotgun sequence genomic DNA:
ACTTGATCCTCGTCATTTGGAGGGCAGACGGGCTTTAGTTGCAGGCAGCCTGAGCCATCTCCCGTACATGGAGCGattcaaagacagagacagtgcCACCGTAAACTTCGTCAACAACACCAGTGAAACCAACATCTCCATGAGTCGCAGCCTGAGTTCCCATAACGAGTGCCACTATGTGTCCTATAACATCTCCCTGGAGGGCAGTAGCTTCACCTATAAGGATGGCAATCTAACCACAACCTTTATCTATACATCCTGTCATGACTGCATACTGATGAGCTTTGATGTAGAGTCTGGGAAGCGGCAGCATTTTTACCTGTTCAGCAGGAGGAGGGAGCTGGAGCAGACGGAGATGGAGGAGTTCAGAGCTCAGGTGAAGTGTCTGATCATGCCTCCTCCTCATGTGATGGATCCTACCAAGGAGCTTTGTCCAGAAGAGACAGCCGGCAATCCAGCAGTTTAAACttgaagagaaaacagaggataAGAAGGACTGAAAGACATTTCGAAAATAATTTGTTACACAGATTTGATAAGTTGTATGCCAAAATCAGATTATAAAGGTCATGTGATGGAAAACATCACACCTGTTTTACCTTTTTTCTAATCTGTAacacaaattaaattattttcaagAGGCAACCTTTTtagaagtgtttgtttttcaatttgttgaaCTTTTGTGACACAAAGGGATAGTGCTGCATAATTTGTACCCCTGATtagagaaacaaacataatttccTTGACATACCACTAAAAATATACAGGCTATACAGGGGCAGAATTTTGATTTCAAAGGTCAAGGGTGGGGTGGTGATGGTGGCCGTGTCACAGTTAGTACAGGCACAAATCCTCGAAAGGGCCTCAGTTTTTTTTAGATACCCCTACTCAAGATAGAACAAAATTCATAATTTTGATATAGGCCCTTCATAAAATGATGGTTGTAACAAAAGTATTTTAtacaacaaaacacagcaaaaagtGATGAAACTGATCAACACATTGACTCACCCTATAGGtaaaaaagtgcaaaataaaaatgctctggagactgtgtgtgtgtgtgtgtgtgtgtctgcattgtcCCTTAGCTGTTCTAAAATCACTGTAAACCACGGGCTGTCATAACTTATTGCTTAAACACATATCATTTTCTATTGCAAGCTAACCTGacaatgtactgtatatatacaatGTGTTGTGGAACAAGcagtaaaagcacaaaaaacacagcTTTAAAGTTCAAAAAAGGTGGGTTTATTCTACcataaaattaattttacaaAGCATATGGCTAAAGACAACAGGATTTGAGTTAAAGGGTCATTAACCTTTTGTGTGGCTGTGGGCACAGCCATCACACAATGTTATATTGATATTTTCACGTGATCCTTGGCCTGCAGTTTCtcttgatttttattgattgacttcatttttaatataatgCAAGTTTTCAGACTGTAAAAAATGGAGGCGTCCAATACTACCATCTGAAAAAGTGCATAATACTTTattatgtgttatttttttctgtccatttGAATGGACAAAGAATCTTAAGGCAGAAACCACCTAATGGTtaaaatgaccttttttttcaacaaaaaaacatgatattATTTATCTTTCATGAATAGTTAACTCATAACAACTAATTAAGTGAGGGTTTtaaacacattacacacatattttgtactgtatgtgtcatCACTTCTATATATATACAGAAAACAGTATGTTGAAAACCACCTGAGATTAATATTCTTTGGACAGAGTCAATAGGATGTATTAtaagcagtgttgggcaagttcctctcaaaatgtaatacattacaTATTACTGGTTACCTTCATTTAAAAGTAATTACTTACTTTACTATATTACTCTCTATAGAGAGTAATAAGTTAGTTATTACACTACTTTTGCGTTACTTTCACCAGAATAACCTCTAATAagcattttaaatggatgagggtctCCTGCTTATATTCATAATGAATTGCAGGtttaagatataaaaacaaGTTTTCAGGGAAGATTTGAAATccagttttattcatttaaaatacCATCAGCAGGCAAAAAGGAAAAGGCAGTTTATTCATATAGCACAACTGATACACTGTCATTTTCAAAGTGCTTTGCATACAAAGGGACCATAATCTCCAAGGCTGTTTATAGTAGTACCACAGTCTTCGTTTAGCCACGTGTCACTCTGTTTTGAACCTTATTATCCTGAGGGGGTCTTCAGGAGGgggtctgctgctgctctccctacGTTAGGCTttcatgtaggcgcatggaagggcacagaggtttgctctctcttcCTCAGGGTTTCCTTGAATGCACAGAGGGCGGAgaagtttgctctctctgccttcagctttccacgtaggtgcgtggaagggcagacaggccccagaacagagccataccaccaaacatcaaactgcaaatggaaataaagtttcttTGACGTAAATtctcctgactgaaatgtgaTTTTTAATGATAACTTGTAGAAAGTATATGACCACACGGCCTTGTTAGTGGACTTTCACCAGGGCTACACTAGGGCTTTGTATAGCTTGCCCAGTCAGTAAATGCTTGGAGGAGAAAGTACTACATCTCTTGTTGTCTTAATGAGGATCAGTCTGGCAATAGTTGGCAAATATGGATGGTTTCTGAGAGCATTCAGGAATTTACAGTCCTGCACTCAGAGAGCTCCCTCCAAATTGAATTTCACAACGATAAACAAAACTTGCAAGGAAGAGTTTAAAATTAAATCTGTTGTTGTAAAtctgtaaattaaatgtatgtCTAAGTTATTTAGTATGGAGCCACTTAATCATTCTAATAATTAAACTGATGTGTATACACATAATTTTTAGCTTCAATATTCAAAAGTGTTATTCGTGTCTTTTTGTATGTTAGCACAAATTTTGCATAATAATTTCACACCATTGTAAGCTGACAGCCAGATACTCAATATGCAGAGTTGGGATTGAAATTCTCCTGCTTAGATGTTTTCACTAACTACCTAAAATATCATGAGAAAATGAGTGTATACAACtcttaattaataataataataactaagtAAAAACATTGTCTGTAAAATAATTATTCCACCAAAACATtgaatgcagaagtataaacgCAATTGCATTTAATTAACAATTTGTGCCACACAGTAAACCAAGTTGAGGTGTTGTGTCCCTCAAGGCTCTGTCCTTGGCCCTCTTCTGTTTTCCATATGCATGCTACCTCTCGGCCAGGTTATCCAGACTCATGATGTGCTTTACCgtttttatgcagatgatactcagttgtacaTGCTGTTAAAAACCACAGATTCTAGCAGCCTACCTAATCTCTCATCTTGCCTCTCCAACATTAAATCCTGGATGTCCCAAAACTTCTTCATATTCAATGATGAGAAATCGGAAGTCATTCTGTTCGGCCCCCCAAATTTCATCAGCACTGCTGGTGCTAATCTGGGAATCTGTCAAAGAATATTAAGCAGGCTGCTAGGAATCTAGGTGTGATTTTTGCTGCCAAACTCTGTTTTGATAATCAAGTCAAGAGTGTTGTTCAGTCTTGTTTCATTCAGCTCAAGATGATTGCGAAAATTAGGTAATTTTTATCACTCATGGACCTAAAAGAAAGttgttcatgcttttatttattcGCGACTCGATTACTGCAATGCACTTCTCTCAGGTATAATCAGAGCTCCCTCCATCGTCTCCAGTTTGTCCAAAATGCTGCTGCCCGACTCATTACTGGGACAAAGAGGCATGAGCACATCACCCCTGTGCTTGCCTCCCTACACTGGCTCCCCGTTAGTTCtcgaattgattttaaaattctatTACTCACTTTTAAGGCTTTAAATGGTCTAGCTCCGAAATTTATTACAGACTTATTGACACAGTATGTGCCCTCTCGACCACTGAGATCCACAGTTGGAGCCCTGCTGGTTACTCCCAGGTCGCAATTTGTGACAAAGGGAGATCGTGCTTTTGCTGTTTAAGTCCCCACACTCTGGAATGCTCTGCCTATTGAACTAAGGCACACTAAGTCCCTTGCCTCTTTTAAATCTCGTCTTAAAACCTTTCTCTTTGTAAAAGCTCTTGGGAATGTTtgactgcttttattttatactgttttaatttgtttggtttttttgtatttattaattttaactgttttttgcttcttgtgTATCAGTCTTTTAGTCACTTGCCATGTCTGTTTTTACCTTATTTGGTTTTATCTCTTCTTGTTAAGCACTTTGTAACATTGTtaagaaaagtgctatataaataaagtttatatcATACTATACACCATAGGTACAGTAAGAGAAAGCCAACCAGGGTTAATATTTAATAGTCGCAGTACTCAAAACATTCTCTCATTTCACAACCGGAGAATCAACACTTGGAAAAGGGGACTCTGCTCTTTGGCAGCATTGTGAAACAGGAGGTCTCTAAAACAACTATAAAACCCTTTAACCAGCCTAATTTCAGTTAGACAGTGTTGCTTGCATACAAATCTGTAGACAGCATTTCAAAACGCAAAGACATGTTTGCTGTTTACGTCATCACTCTCCTCTGCTTGGTGTCTGTGAGCCACTCAGCTCCTCTGGCCTGTGAGGACTTGGTCCGGCCTTTGAATCAACTGGATCTTCATCATTTGGAGGGAAGATGGGTTTTAGTTGCAGGCAGTCTGAGTGATCCAGCACATCTGGAAAAATTTAAGAAAAGAGACAGTGCCAGGATCATCTTTACCAATGCCAATGAAACCTCAAAAATGTCCTTCACACGCGTCTTCGGCTTTAATGACAGCTGTCAATATATGCACGCTAACATCAAACTAGAAGGCAGCAGCTTCACCTTTGGTGGATTTAACCTCACTGTGACTGTTCTCCATATGTCCTGTCCAGACTGTGTGGTGATGCGCTTTGACGAGCCAAAGAGACTCCTGCGTTTGTACCTGTtcagcaggaggagggaggtggagcCGGAGGAGATGGAGGTATTCAGGGCTCAGGCTGTGTGTCTGGACATGCCTCCACCTGTTTTGACAGACCCTACTAAAAAACCTTGTCCAGATCAGATCTCCACCGATCCAGCTGCTCAAGCTAAAGAGAAAACAGCCTAAGAGACTCACATGAATTATCAGTGGGTGCTTTGTGCAAATTGTACTGTTCCTTAGTATATTTGCAAAGAATTCAGTTATTGAAGGAAATGAAGTGAATAATAAAGAATGCTATCCTTAAATCAGTCTTTAGACACTGTCAACATAACATTGCCTGCATTACTTTAGGGAGagtgttttattgtcatttaaGCAGACATACAGTGTCCTTGATATGACGCATGATACAGCAGGGCAGCATATTTGTATTGTTACCTTGTAATGCAGTGTTTCCCAGAAATGCATTtgttatttaaacacatttttattagaAAACAACAAGCTAATTTGGAGCAACCTTTAAAATACTACCAGTCACTCTTTttggttttattcatatttcattTAGCTTTACTTTTGTAGTTTCCAGTAGAGTAAAAGTGGAATGGACCCTTGCTAAATCATACAATATGTGGTTAAAAGATTAATACCATCATTGTATTTGAAACCATAGATGCTCAACATTCTGTAAATTGatccaaaaatgtattttgtaaatTTTAGTTTGAAATTAAATGCTATTGCTTCAAATATGTGCTTGTCATTTACTAATTAATCAATACGATCTTTGGTAAATGATTTGTAGGTGGGCCTTTTCATTCACTTATTCTTGCATGGTCGTGTTTGTCCCCATCATATTTCCTCTCTGACGTTACGTATACATGTTACATTAAAGCTTAGTCCGACTGGATGCTGTCGGACtggttcaaacaaacaaactggcaATGAATAATGTTAATTTTAGTTGGCACACTTTTAATATGACATACTTTTAAATATTTGGGCTttggggaaggtatcaagtattttcaactCAAAAAGTTCAAGTCCAAGTGAGGTCACGAGTCACTGATGGTAAAGTCGAGTTGCacgactttttaaaaaaatttgtcAGGTTGAGtataaagtcatcaaatttgtgacctGAGTCCGACTCGAgtttaagtcatgtgacttgagtccactTGCTCatcaaatgtatcaaaataaaagacaaaatactGGTgtgagaaaatgtatttaattaaaaCAAGTAATCAGTGATTtaacaatacaaaaaataaattctaCTGATATGATCACAGTTTAGGCATTAAGGAACTTCAATATGGGTCTGATCAAAGGCTACTTTCTACATTCCTAATCCTGGGACAGCTGCAGACTTGTACCAGTCACATAGATGTCCATTACTACTACAGTGGAAGGTCTGCATCAGTTTGCCATTCTGCACATGCACATTTCCCAATCCACACTCTATTCCAGTTGGTGGCAGTAGCTAATGCACGATAAGACTGTTTGCCAACTGCCATTGAaatcaagaagaagaagaagaagcatgtgcattagaaaagaaaataacCAGCTCATGACAGCAAGGGGAGCtactgtatttgttgtttttggctGGACAAGAGAAATGTAAAAAGACAATGGGCAACAGCTTAACAAGAATAGGACTAGGATGGGGAATACAGTACTTTATGCAAGAGATCAGAGGCATTGATGA
This region includes:
- the LOC144461734 gene encoding uncharacterized protein LOC144461734, yielding MISAYRGMFDGCAIALLCLVSLSHSAPLSCEDLVRPLEQLDPRHLEGRRALVAGSLSHLPYMERFKDRDSATVNFVNNTSETNISMSRSLSSHNECHYVSYNISLEGSSFTYKDGNLTTTFIYTSCHDCILMSFDVESGKRQHFYLFSRRRELEQTEMEEFRAQVKCLIMPPPHVMDPTKELCPEETAGNPAV
- the LOC144461735 gene encoding uncharacterized protein LOC144461735, giving the protein MFAVYVITLLCLVSVSHSAPLACEDLVRPLNQLDLHHLEGRWVLVAGSLSDPAHLEKFKKRDSARIIFTNANETSKMSFTRVFGFNDSCQYMHANIKLEGSSFTFGGFNLTVTVLHMSCPDCVVMRFDEPKRLLRLYLFSRRREVEPEEMEVFRAQAVCLDMPPPVLTDPTKKPCPDQISTDPAAQAKEKTA